In Galactobacillus timonensis, the genomic window GAAAGGGGATCATTCCTTGGAAGAGACAAAATCCATTCGCCTGGAGTCCATGACTTCGTCGCAGGCGATGAGCCTGGTCGGTACCTCCGACAGCAATCTTGAAACTCTGTGCGACTGTTTCGGAAAGGAAATTTCGTTCCGGGATAATACATTTACAATCAGGGACTGCAGCGATGCGGTATACGAGCAGATTCACGATGTTCTTCTGGCGTTGTATGAGATTGCTCGAAAGAATCAGCCGGTGTCCCGGCAGGATGTGATCTATGCCTGCCGTTTGGTGACAAAGAACGAAAAGGTGAGTTTCAATGAGTTCGGCAATGAAATCATTGGCCGCACCCTGACGGGACGTGCCATTGCGCCTAAGACGAAGGGGCAGTATGCCTTTGTGAAGGCGATGGACTCCCACAGCATTACCTTTGCGATCGGACCGGCCGGTACCGGAAAGACGTTCCTGGCGGTGATCAAGGCGGTAACGGCACTGAAAAAAGGCGATGTGAAACGGATTGTTCTGACGCGGCCGGCGGTAGAGGCAGGTGAATCTCTCGGTTTTCTGCCGGGAGACATGAAGGAGAAGGTGGATCCCTATCTGACGCCGCTCTATGATGCGCTGCATGATATGCTCGGCGTGGAGAAGACGGAGAATCTGATTGAGCGCGGTGTGATTGAGATTGCGCCGCTTGCCTATATGCGCGGACGGACGTTGGATGATTCGTTTGTAATTCTCGATGAGGCACAGAATACGACGCCGGCGCAGATGAAGATGTTTCTGACCCGGCTTGGCTTTAATTCGCGGATGGTCATTACGGGCGACATTACGCAGATCGATCTCGATTCCCGTACGCCAAGCGGCCTGATCCAGGCGGCCGGCATTCTCAAGGGCATCGATGATATTGCCATTCTGGAGCTGACAAGTGACGATGTGGTCCGTCATCCTCTGGTGCAGAAGATCATTGAGCGCTACAGTGAAGAGGCGGAAAAGAATACACAGAACCGCAGGGGCTGAGCAATCAGCTCCTTTTTTCTTTT contains:
- a CDS encoding PhoH family protein, which translates into the protein MTSSQAMSLVGTSDSNLETLCDCFGKEISFRDNTFTIRDCSDAVYEQIHDVLLALYEIARKNQPVSRQDVIYACRLVTKNEKVSFNEFGNEIIGRTLTGRAIAPKTKGQYAFVKAMDSHSITFAIGPAGTGKTFLAVIKAVTALKKGDVKRIVLTRPAVEAGESLGFLPGDMKEKVDPYLTPLYDALHDMLGVEKTENLIERGVIEIAPLAYMRGRTLDDSFVILDEAQNTTPAQMKMFLTRLGFNSRMVITGDITQIDLDSRTPSGLIQAAGILKGIDDIAILELTSDDVVRHPLVQKIIERYSEEAEKNTQNRRG